The following coding sequences are from one Collimonas arenae window:
- the rplD gene encoding 50S ribosomal protein L4, translating into MELKLLNDQGQAASNVAAPDTIFGRDYNEALIHQVVVAYQANARSGNRKQKDREEVHHTTKKPWRQKGTGRARAGMSSSPLWRGGGRIFPNSPDENFSHKVNKKMYRAGLCSILSQLAREGRLSVVENFSVEAPKTKLLSQKLKTMGLDSVLVITDNLEENLLLASRNLPGFLVCEPRHADPVSLVFYKKILITKQALAKIEEMLA; encoded by the coding sequence ATGGAACTCAAGCTCCTGAATGACCAAGGTCAAGCTGCTTCGAACGTTGCTGCGCCGGATACCATTTTCGGTCGCGATTACAACGAAGCCCTGATTCACCAGGTCGTAGTTGCTTACCAGGCTAACGCTCGCAGCGGTAACCGTAAGCAAAAAGACCGTGAAGAAGTTCATCACACGACTAAAAAGCCATGGCGCCAAAAGGGTACTGGCCGCGCTCGTGCTGGTATGTCGTCCTCGCCTCTGTGGCGCGGCGGCGGTCGGATTTTCCCGAACTCGCCAGATGAGAACTTCTCGCACAAAGTAAACAAGAAGATGTATCGCGCAGGCCTCTGCTCGATTCTGTCGCAGTTGGCACGCGAAGGTCGTTTGTCTGTCGTCGAGAATTTCTCGGTCGAAGCACCAAAGACCAAGTTGCTGTCACAAAAGCTGAAGACCATGGGTCTGGATTCCGTGTTGGTGATTACCGACAATCTGGAAGAAAACCTGTTGTTGGCGTCGCGTAACTTGCCAGGTTTCCTGGTATGTGAGCCACGTCACGCTGATCCAGTATCGCTTGTGTTCTACAAGAAGATCCTGATCACCAAGCAGGCTTTGGCGAAGATTGAGGAGATGCTGGCATGA
- the rplW gene encoding 50S ribosomal protein L23 translates to MNAIKHSEERLMKVLLAPVISEKATLVAEKNEQVVFRIAPDATKLEVKAAVELLFKVQVESVQVANRQGKQKRSGKTMGRRNHTRRAFVCLKPGQEINFTEEAK, encoded by the coding sequence ATGAACGCAATTAAACATAGCGAAGAACGCTTGATGAAAGTGTTGCTGGCACCGGTGATTTCCGAAAAGGCAACGTTGGTTGCGGAGAAGAACGAGCAAGTCGTTTTCCGTATCGCACCAGACGCTACCAAGCTGGAAGTCAAGGCTGCTGTCGAGCTGCTCTTCAAAGTTCAGGTTGAATCGGTGCAAGTTGCCAATCGCCAGGGTAAGCAAAAGCGTAGCGGCAAGACCATGGGTCGCCGCAACCATACCCGCCGCGCATTCGTATGCTTGAAGCCGGGTCAAGAGATCAACTTCACCGAGGAGGCTAAATAA
- the rplB gene encoding 50S ribosomal protein L2, which yields MALVKVKPTSPGRRGMVKVVNPDLYKGRPFAALVEKKSKTAGRNNNGHITTRHIGGGHKQHYRLIDFKRTKDGIPAKVERIEYDPNRTANIALLCYADGERHYIIATKGMAVGDQVMSGSEAPIKSGNCLPIRNIPVGTILHCVEMLPGKGAQMARTAGAGVVLMAREGTYAQIRLRSGEVRRVHIECRATVGEVGNAEHSLRKIGKAGAMRWRGVRPTVRGVVMNPVDHPHGGGEGKTAAGRHPVSPWGQQTKGKKTRSNKRTTSMIVSRRGKK from the coding sequence ATGGCACTCGTTAAAGTTAAACCAACCTCGCCGGGCCGCCGTGGCATGGTCAAGGTCGTTAATCCCGACCTGTACAAAGGCCGTCCATTTGCTGCCCTGGTTGAGAAGAAGTCGAAAACAGCTGGTCGTAACAACAACGGTCATATCACTACTCGTCACATCGGCGGTGGTCATAAGCAACATTACCGTCTGATCGACTTCAAGCGCACCAAAGATGGTATTCCAGCGAAAGTGGAACGTATCGAATACGATCCAAACCGCACAGCGAATATCGCTCTGTTGTGCTACGCCGACGGCGAACGTCACTACATCATCGCCACTAAGGGCATGGCTGTAGGTGACCAGGTAATGAGCGGCTCGGAAGCGCCGATCAAATCCGGTAACTGCCTGCCAATCCGCAACATTCCGGTTGGTACGATTCTGCATTGCGTCGAAATGCTGCCAGGTAAGGGTGCCCAAATGGCCCGTACCGCCGGCGCCGGCGTTGTGTTGATGGCTCGTGAAGGTACTTACGCTCAAATTCGTTTGCGCTCCGGTGAAGTTCGCCGCGTGCACATCGAATGCCGCGCTACCGTAGGTGAAGTCGGCAATGCCGAACACAGCCTGCGCAAGATCGGTAAAGCGGGTGCGATGCGTTGGCGTGGTGTTCGTCCTACCGTTCGCGGTGTGGTCATGAACCCGGTTGACCATCCTCACGGTGGTGGTGAAGGCAAGACCGCAGCTGGTCGTCATCCAGTTTCGCCATGGGGTCAACAGACTAAGGGTAAGAAGACACGCAGCAACAAGCGTACTACTTCCATGATCGTCTCGCGCCGCGGCAAGAAATAA
- the rpsS gene encoding 30S ribosomal protein S19 produces the protein MTRSLKKGPFCDAHLVKKVETAQAVKDKKPIKTWSRRSTIMPDFIGLTIAVHNGKQHVPVYVSENMVGHKLGEFALTRTFKGHAADKKAKK, from the coding sequence ATGACACGTTCATTGAAAAAAGGGCCGTTCTGCGACGCCCACCTGGTGAAAAAAGTCGAAACCGCGCAAGCAGTTAAAGACAAAAAGCCAATCAAGACTTGGTCCCGTCGCTCGACCATCATGCCGGATTTTATCGGTCTGACGATTGCTGTGCATAACGGCAAGCAACACGTCCCGGTATATGTGTCCGAGAACATGGTTGGTCACAAGCTCGGCGAATTCGCGCTGACCCGTACGTTCAAGGGTCATGCTGCTGATAAGAAGGCTAAGAAATAA
- the rplV gene encoding 50S ribosomal protein L22 — MMETKATLRGVRLSAQKGRLVADLIRGKKIDHALNILTFSPKKGAAIIKRVLESAIANAEHNDGADIDELKVTTIYVEKGSVLKRFTARAKGRGDRISKQSCHIYVTVGN; from the coding sequence ATGATGGAAACTAAAGCTACCCTCCGCGGCGTGCGCCTGTCGGCCCAAAAGGGCCGTCTGGTCGCCGACCTGATTCGCGGCAAAAAAATTGATCACGCGCTTAACATCCTGACTTTCAGCCCAAAGAAAGGTGCAGCTATCATCAAGCGTGTTCTGGAATCCGCAATTGCGAATGCCGAACACAATGACGGTGCTGACATCGACGAGCTGAAGGTCACGACGATTTACGTGGAAAAAGGTTCGGTCCTCAAGCGCTTCACAGCGCGTGCAAAAGGCCGTGGCGATCGTATCTCGAAGCAATCCTGTCACATTTACGTGACTGTCGGAAACTAA
- the rpsC gene encoding 30S ribosomal protein S3 — protein MGQKIHPTGFRLAVTRNWGSRWYAGNSNFAQMLSEDLKVRAFLKKKLKNASVGRVVIERPAKNARITIYSSRPGVVIGKKGEDIEVLKSSLTKLMGVPVHVNIEEIRKPEIDAQLIADSIAQQLEKRIMFRRAMKRAMQNAMRLGAQGIKIMSSGRLNGIEIARTEWYREGRVPLHTLRADIDYGFGEAETTYGIIGIKVWVYKGDRLANGEAPVIDVPNDDDKKRRGPRRDDGKPAGRPRAKTTTAGPGAPAARPARAKKPDGAAEGAAAPAEKAGE, from the coding sequence ATGGGACAGAAGATTCATCCAACCGGTTTTCGCCTTGCGGTTACACGTAACTGGGGATCCCGCTGGTATGCAGGCAATAGCAATTTTGCCCAAATGCTTAGCGAAGATCTGAAAGTTCGTGCTTTTCTCAAGAAAAAACTGAAGAACGCATCGGTCGGCCGCGTTGTTATCGAGCGTCCTGCAAAGAACGCACGTATCACGATTTACAGCTCGCGTCCTGGTGTTGTTATTGGTAAAAAAGGCGAAGACATCGAAGTTCTGAAGTCGTCGTTGACCAAGCTGATGGGTGTGCCGGTTCACGTTAATATCGAAGAAATTCGTAAACCTGAAATCGACGCACAACTGATCGCTGACTCGATCGCGCAACAGCTCGAAAAACGTATTATGTTCCGCCGCGCGATGAAACGTGCGATGCAGAACGCAATGCGTCTGGGCGCGCAAGGGATCAAGATCATGTCGTCCGGCCGTCTGAATGGTATCGAAATCGCACGTACCGAATGGTACCGCGAAGGTCGTGTGCCACTTCACACACTGCGTGCTGACATCGACTACGGTTTCGGCGAAGCTGAAACCACGTACGGTATCATCGGCATCAAGGTCTGGGTCTACAAGGGTGATCGTTTGGCTAACGGCGAAGCGCCGGTAATCGACGTACCTAACGACGACGACAAGAAGCGCCGTGGTCCACGTCGTGACGATGGCAAGCCAGCTGGTCGTCCACGTGCTAAAACTACAACGGCAGGTCCAGGTGCGCCAGCTGCGCGTCCGGCCCGTGCCAAGAAGCCGGATGGCGCTGCTGAAGGTGCTGCTGCACCGGCTGAGAAAGCAGGAGAATAA
- the rplP gene encoding 50S ribosomal protein L16, whose product MLQPARRKYRKEQKGRNKGISHSRGTAVSFGEFGLKAVGRGRITARQIEAARRAMTRHIKRGGRIWIRIFPDKPISQKPAEVRMGNGKGNPEYYVAEIQPGKMLYEMDGVDEALAREAFRLAAAKLPLLTTFVVRQVGQ is encoded by the coding sequence ATGCTGCAACCAGCACGCAGAAAATATCGTAAAGAGCAAAAAGGCCGCAACAAAGGCATTTCGCATTCGCGCGGTACCGCCGTGTCGTTTGGCGAATTTGGCTTGAAAGCGGTTGGCCGCGGTCGTATCACCGCGCGTCAGATCGAAGCAGCTCGTCGCGCAATGACCCGTCATATCAAGCGGGGTGGTCGTATCTGGATTCGTATTTTCCCGGATAAGCCAATTTCGCAAAAGCCTGCTGAAGTCCGTATGGGTAACGGTAAGGGTAACCCCGAGTACTACGTGGCTGAAATCCAGCCAGGTAAAATGCTGTACGAGATGGATGGCGTCGACGAAGCTCTGGCGCGTGAGGCATTCCGTTTGGCTGCAGCTAAACTGCCACTCTTGACCACGTTCGTCGTGCGTCAAGTCGGCCAATAA
- the rpmC gene encoding 50S ribosomal protein L29, which yields MKASELRDKDQAALTKELNELLKAQFSLRMQIATQQLSNTSQLKKVRRDIARVKTVINSKGAL from the coding sequence ATGAAAGCATCTGAACTCCGCGACAAAGATCAAGCGGCCTTGACGAAAGAGCTGAACGAGTTGTTGAAGGCGCAATTCAGCCTTCGTATGCAAATCGCTACTCAGCAATTGAGCAATACGTCGCAATTGAAGAAAGTTCGTCGCGATATAGCACGGGTCAAGACCGTCATCAATTCGAAGGGCGCCCTGTAA
- the rpsQ gene encoding 30S ribosomal protein S17, giving the protein MNDQVKQALKRTLVGKVVSDKMDKTVTVLIERHVKHPLYGKIIVRTNKYHAHDETNQAKEGDVVEIQEGRPISKTKAWSVTRVVQVAQVL; this is encoded by the coding sequence ATGAACGATCAAGTGAAACAAGCGCTCAAGCGCACGCTGGTTGGTAAAGTTGTGTCCGATAAAATGGACAAGACTGTTACCGTCCTGATCGAACGCCACGTCAAGCATCCTCTGTATGGCAAAATCATTGTGCGTACTAACAAGTACCATGCACATGACGAAACCAACCAGGCCAAGGAAGGCGACGTTGTCGAGATCCAAGAAGGACGTCCAATCTCCAAGACTAAAGCTTGGAGCGTGACACGTGTGGTACAAGTGGCACAAGTCCTGTAA
- the rplN gene encoding 50S ribosomal protein L14 — translation MIQTESRLEVADNTGAREVMCIKVLGGSKRRYASIGDVIKVTVKVAAPRGRVKKGEIYNAVVVRTAKGVRRQDGSLVKFDGNAAVLLNAKLEPIGTRIFGPVTRELRTERFMKIVSLAPEVL, via the coding sequence ATGATTCAAACGGAAAGCCGGCTCGAAGTAGCCGACAACACTGGTGCACGCGAAGTGATGTGTATCAAAGTTCTGGGTGGTTCCAAGCGTCGCTATGCCAGCATTGGTGATGTGATCAAGGTTACCGTCAAAGTGGCAGCGCCACGTGGTCGCGTCAAAAAAGGCGAGATATATAACGCCGTTGTCGTGCGGACCGCTAAAGGTGTTCGCCGTCAAGATGGTTCGTTGGTCAAGTTCGATGGTAATGCAGCGGTGCTGCTGAACGCGAAGCTTGAGCCAATTGGTACGCGTATTTTTGGACCAGTCACTCGTGAGTTGCGCACAGAGCGCTTCATGAAGATTGTGTCGCTCGCGCCTGAAGTGCTGTAA
- the rplX gene encoding 50S ribosomal protein L24 yields the protein MDKIRKSDEVIVLTGKDKGKRGVVKQRVDAEHVIVEGVNVAKKATKPNPMTGVTGGIIDKLMPIHVSNVALFNAATGKADRVGFKDVDGKKVRVFKSSGEVVKV from the coding sequence ATGGATAAGATTCGGAAAAGCGACGAAGTAATCGTCCTGACTGGTAAAGATAAGGGCAAGCGCGGTGTTGTTAAGCAACGCGTTGATGCCGAGCACGTCATCGTTGAGGGTGTCAATGTTGCTAAAAAAGCGACTAAGCCGAACCCGATGACTGGTGTAACTGGTGGCATCATTGACAAGTTGATGCCAATTCACGTGTCAAATGTTGCGTTGTTCAACGCTGCAACTGGCAAGGCAGATCGCGTTGGCTTTAAAGATGTGGACGGCAAGAAAGTCCGCGTTTTCAAGTCCAGTGGCGAAGTTGTTAAGGTTTAA
- the rplE gene encoding 50S ribosomal protein L5 — protein sequence MARLQEFYKEKVVTDLTAKYAYKSVMEVPRILKITLNMGLSEAIADKKIIEHAVGDLTKIAGQKPVVTKARKAIAGFKIREGYPIGCMVTLRGAHMYEFLDRLITVALPRVRDFRGVSGRAFDGRGNYNIGVKEQIIFPEIEYDKIDALRGMNISITTTAKTDEEAKSLLAAFKFPFRN from the coding sequence ATGGCCCGTCTCCAAGAATTCTATAAAGAAAAGGTCGTTACCGATTTGACAGCGAAATACGCTTACAAGTCAGTAATGGAAGTGCCGCGCATCCTGAAGATCACCCTGAACATGGGTCTGTCGGAAGCGATTGCGGACAAGAAAATCATCGAGCACGCTGTTGGCGATCTGACCAAGATTGCAGGTCAGAAGCCAGTTGTGACCAAGGCGCGTAAGGCTATTGCGGGTTTCAAGATCCGTGAAGGCTACCCGATTGGTTGCATGGTTACACTGCGTGGCGCTCACATGTATGAGTTTCTGGATCGCCTGATCACTGTCGCGCTGCCGCGCGTTCGTGACTTCCGTGGTGTGTCCGGTCGTGCATTTGACGGCCGTGGTAACTACAACATCGGTGTGAAAGAGCAGATCATTTTCCCCGAAATTGAGTACGACAAGATTGACGCGTTGCGTGGTATGAATATCAGCATCACGACAACTGCTAAGACCGACGAAGAAGCAAAATCGCTTCTCGCCGCATTTAAATTTCCGTTCAGAAACTGA
- the rpsN gene encoding 30S ribosomal protein S14: protein MAKLALINREQKRADLVKKYAGKRAELKAIIDDQSKSEEERYEARLKLQALPRNSAPTRQRNRCSLTGRPRGTFRKFGLGRIKLREIAMRGEIPGMTKASW from the coding sequence ATGGCAAAACTGGCACTGATTAACCGTGAACAAAAGCGCGCTGACCTGGTAAAGAAATACGCCGGCAAGCGTGCCGAGTTAAAGGCAATCATTGATGACCAATCGAAGTCGGAAGAAGAGCGCTACGAAGCTCGCTTGAAACTGCAAGCGCTGCCACGTAACTCGGCTCCGACCCGTCAACGTAATCGTTGCTCCCTGACTGGTCGTCCACGTGGCACTTTCCGCAAGTTCGGTCTGGGCCGTATTAAGCTCCGTGAAATCGCCATGCGTGGCGAAATTCCGGGTATGACTAAAGCAAGCTGGTAA
- the rpsH gene encoding 30S ribosomal protein S8, whose translation MSMSDPIADMLTRIRNAQVVHKTTVAMPSSKVKIAIANVLKDEGYIEDFAVTEEGGKAELKIGLKYYAGRPVIERLDRVSRPGLRIYKGKDDIPNVMNGLGVAIISTPAGVMTDRKARATGVGGEVICYVA comes from the coding sequence ATGAGTATGAGCGATCCTATCGCCGATATGCTGACCCGTATCCGCAATGCGCAAGTAGTTCACAAGACAACCGTGGCAATGCCATCGTCGAAGGTCAAGATTGCGATTGCCAACGTCCTCAAGGACGAGGGTTACATTGAAGATTTCGCTGTCACTGAAGAAGGCGGCAAAGCGGAACTCAAAATCGGTTTGAAGTATTACGCCGGCCGTCCTGTTATCGAGCGCCTTGATCGCGTATCCCGTCCAGGGCTGCGTATCTATAAGGGCAAAGATGACATTCCTAACGTGATGAACGGCTTGGGTGTGGCAATTATTTCGACACCTGCTGGTGTCATGACGGACCGCAAAGCGCGCGCAACCGGTGTCGGTGGCGAAGTTATTTGCTACGTCGCCTAA
- the rplF gene encoding 50S ribosomal protein L6: MSRVGKMPIALPTGAEATITAAQITVKGPLGSLSQALNGLVKIENNNGTLNFSAADDSREANAMSGTLRALVNNMVNGVTKGFEKKLNLVGVGFRAQAQGDKLNLSLGFSHPVVHQMPEGVTVATPTQTEILIKGIDKQRVGQVAAEVRAYREPEPYKGKGVRYSDEVVILKETKKK, encoded by the coding sequence ATGTCTCGTGTAGGTAAAATGCCGATTGCACTGCCAACTGGCGCGGAAGCGACCATTACAGCAGCGCAGATCACAGTTAAGGGCCCATTGGGCTCGCTTTCCCAGGCTTTGAATGGTCTGGTGAAAATCGAAAACAACAACGGTACGCTGAATTTCAGCGCCGCTGATGACAGCCGTGAAGCTAATGCGATGTCAGGCACCCTGCGTGCTCTGGTCAACAACATGGTCAATGGCGTAACCAAGGGCTTTGAAAAGAAGTTGAACCTGGTTGGCGTTGGTTTTCGTGCTCAAGCACAAGGTGACAAGTTGAATCTGTCGCTCGGTTTCTCGCATCCTGTTGTACACCAAATGCCAGAAGGCGTTACCGTGGCAACACCGACGCAAACCGAAATCCTGATCAAGGGTATCGACAAGCAACGTGTTGGTCAGGTTGCTGCAGAAGTTCGTGCTTACCGCGAACCTGAGCCTTATAAGGGCAAGGGCGTTCGTTACTCGGACGAAGTGGTAATCCTTAAAGAAACCAAGAAGAAGTAA
- the rplR gene encoding 50S ribosomal protein L18, with the protein MDKKQSRLRRSRQTRAKIAELKVNRLAVHRTNLHIYASIIGPDAKVLASASTVEAEVRAELAGKSGAGGNTAAASLVGKRVAEKALKAGVTEVAFDRSGFRYHGRVKVLADAAREAGLKF; encoded by the coding sequence ATGGATAAGAAACAATCACGTCTGCGCCGTTCACGCCAAACGCGTGCCAAGATCGCAGAGTTAAAGGTGAACCGCCTGGCAGTGCATCGTACCAACTTGCACATTTACGCTAGCATCATCGGCCCTGACGCTAAAGTGCTGGCTTCGGCCTCCACAGTGGAAGCTGAAGTACGTGCGGAACTGGCCGGCAAGTCCGGTGCAGGCGGCAATACAGCAGCTGCATCTTTGGTTGGCAAGCGCGTTGCCGAGAAGGCACTGAAAGCAGGAGTTACCGAAGTTGCGTTTGATCGCTCCGGTTTCCGTTACCACGGCCGCGTCAAGGTGCTGGCAGATGCCGCCCGTGAAGCTGGTCTGAAGTTCTAA
- the rpsE gene encoding 30S ribosomal protein S5 codes for MAKMQSKMQSDKPDDGMREKMIAVNRVTKVVKGGRIMGFAALAVVGDGDGRIGMGKGKSKEVPVAVQKAMEEARRKMIKVTLKNGTLQHAISGKHGASSVLMLPAKDGTGVIAGGPMRAIFEVLGVTNVVAKSTGSTNPYNMVRATLNGLSKMNTPSEIAAKRGKSVEEILG; via the coding sequence ATGGCAAAAATGCAATCGAAAATGCAAAGCGATAAGCCGGATGATGGCATGCGCGAAAAAATGATCGCGGTCAACCGTGTGACCAAAGTGGTCAAGGGTGGTCGTATCATGGGTTTCGCAGCATTGGCTGTTGTTGGTGATGGCGATGGCCGTATCGGCATGGGCAAGGGCAAATCGAAAGAAGTGCCAGTTGCTGTGCAGAAGGCTATGGAAGAAGCCCGTCGCAAGATGATCAAGGTAACGCTCAAGAACGGTACTCTGCAACATGCTATCTCCGGCAAGCACGGCGCGTCATCGGTTTTGATGCTGCCAGCTAAAGACGGTACTGGTGTTATTGCAGGCGGCCCAATGCGCGCAATTTTTGAAGTACTGGGTGTGACGAACGTTGTGGCGAAATCCACTGGTTCGACCAATCCGTACAACATGGTTCGTGCTACGTTGAACGGCTTGTCAAAAATGAACACTCCATCGGAAATTGCTGCCAAGCGCGGCAAGTCCGTTGAAGAAATTCTGGGCTAA
- the rpmD gene encoding 50S ribosomal protein L30 has product MTKTVKVQLVKGLIGTRETHRATVRGLGLRRVNSVSELQDTPAVRGMINKVSYLVKVVS; this is encoded by the coding sequence ATGACAAAGACTGTAAAAGTACAATTGGTCAAGGGTTTGATCGGCACGCGCGAAACTCATCGCGCGACAGTTCGCGGCTTGGGTCTGCGTCGGGTCAATTCGGTTTCCGAATTGCAAGACACGCCAGCAGTGCGCGGCATGATCAATAAAGTGTCATATCTTGTGAAAGTGGTTTCGTAA
- the rplO gene encoding 50S ribosomal protein L15 — translation MELNTIQPADGAKHYKRRVGRGIGSGLGKTSGRGHKGQKSRSGGFHKVGFEGGQMPLQRRLPKRGFKSMATPYKAEVRLSDLENLPVTEVDILVLKQAGVIGELARVVRVILSGEVTKKVTLKGLIATKGAKAAIEAAGGSVA, via the coding sequence ATGGAATTGAATACTATTCAACCTGCAGATGGCGCCAAGCACTACAAGCGTCGCGTTGGTCGTGGTATCGGCTCGGGCCTGGGTAAGACATCTGGCCGCGGTCACAAGGGTCAAAAATCGCGTTCGGGCGGTTTCCACAAAGTCGGCTTCGAAGGCGGTCAGATGCCTTTGCAACGTCGTTTGCCAAAGCGCGGCTTCAAGTCGATGGCAACGCCGTACAAGGCTGAAGTGCGTTTGTCGGACCTGGAAAACCTGCCGGTAACTGAAGTGGATATCCTGGTTCTGAAGCAAGCTGGCGTGATCGGTGAGCTGGCACGTGTTGTACGCGTGATCCTGTCGGGCGAAGTCACTAAAAAAGTAACGCTCAAGGGCTTGATCGCTACCAAAGGTGCAAAAGCTGCGATTGAAGCAGCTGGCGGATCGGTTGCTTGA
- the infA gene encoding translation initiation factor IF-1 has protein sequence MAKDDVIQMQGEILENLPNATFRVKLENGHIVLGHISGKMRMNYIRILPGDKVTVELTPYDLSRARIVFRTK, from the coding sequence ATGGCAAAAGACGACGTTATCCAGATGCAAGGCGAGATTCTTGAGAATCTCCCCAATGCAACATTTAGAGTCAAGTTGGAAAACGGACATATCGTCCTCGGTCATATTTCTGGCAAGATGCGTATGAACTATATCCGCATACTCCCAGGAGATAAGGTGACGGTAGAATTGACACCTTATGATTTAAGCCGGGCACGGATTGTGTTCCGTACCAAGTAA
- the rpmJ gene encoding 50S ribosomal protein L36 has protein sequence MKVLASVKRICRNCKIIKRKGVVRVICTEPRHKQRQG, from the coding sequence ATGAAAGTGCTCGCATCAGTCAAGCGGATCTGCCGCAACTGTAAGATCATTAAGCGCAAAGGCGTTGTCCGCGTCATTTGTACAGAACCGCGCCATAAACAGCGCCAAGGTTAA
- the rpsK gene encoding 30S ribosomal protein S11 has protein sequence MAKSPNNAAAARVRKKVKKNVAEGIAHIHASFNNTIITITDRQGNALSWATSGGAGFKGSRKSTPFAAQVAAEAAGKVAVECGVKNLEVRIKGPGPGRESAVRALNNLGIKITQIQDVTPVPHNGCRPPKRRRI, from the coding sequence ATGGCAAAGTCCCCAAATAACGCCGCAGCAGCACGTGTGCGTAAAAAAGTTAAAAAGAACGTTGCTGAAGGTATCGCGCATATCCACGCGTCTTTCAACAACACCATCATCACGATTACCGATCGTCAAGGTAACGCGTTGTCGTGGGCGACATCTGGTGGCGCTGGCTTTAAAGGCTCCCGCAAGTCGACTCCATTTGCAGCGCAGGTTGCAGCCGAAGCCGCTGGTAAAGTGGCTGTGGAATGTGGCGTAAAGAACTTGGAAGTGCGTATCAAGGGCCCAGGTCCTGGTCGTGAATCCGCTGTTCGCGCGTTGAACAACCTGGGTATCAAGATCACCCAGATTCAAGACGTTACTCCAGTACCGCATAACGGTTGCCGCCCTCCAAAGCGTCGTCGTATCTAA
- the rpsD gene encoding 30S ribosomal protein S4 — translation MARYIGPKAKLSRREGTDLFLKSARRSLDSKCKLDSKPGQHGRTSGARTSDYGNQLREKQKVKRMYGILERQFRRYFAEADRRKGNTGETLLRLLEARLDNVVYRMGFGSTRAESRQLVSHKAFTVNGNVVNIASYQVKTGDVIAVREKAKKQARIIEALQLAEQGGMPSWVSVDAKKMEGTFKSLPDRNEIANDVNESLIVELYSR, via the coding sequence GTGGCACGTTATATCGGACCTAAAGCAAAACTTTCCCGCCGTGAAGGCACGGACCTGTTCCTGAAGAGCGCACGCCGCTCGCTGGATTCCAAGTGCAAACTGGATTCCAAGCCAGGCCAACACGGCCGTACCTCCGGCGCACGTACTTCCGACTACGGTAACCAATTGCGCGAAAAGCAAAAGGTTAAGCGTATGTACGGTATTCTGGAGCGCCAATTCCGCCGTTATTTCGCTGAAGCTGACCGTCGCAAGGGCAACACCGGTGAAACGCTGCTGCGTTTGCTGGAAGCGCGTCTGGACAACGTCGTCTATCGTATGGGCTTTGGTTCGACCCGCGCTGAAAGCCGTCAGCTGGTTTCGCACAAAGCGTTCACCGTCAACGGGAACGTTGTGAATATCGCTTCGTACCAAGTGAAGACTGGCGACGTGATTGCCGTTCGTGAAAAAGCCAAGAAGCAAGCGCGTATCATTGAAGCGCTGCAACTGGCTGAACAAGGCGGTATGCCATCGTGGGTTTCGGTTGATGCGAAGAAGATGGAAGGTACTTTCAAGTCCTTGCCAGACCGTAATGAAATCGCCAACGACGTCAACGAATCGCTGATCGTCGAACTGTATTCGCGTTAA